The Drosophila suzukii chromosome 2 unlocalized genomic scaffold, CBGP_Dsuzu_IsoJpt1.0 scf_2c, whole genome shotgun sequence genome segment AGGGATATGTCAAAACGGACTATCACGCCAAGAAGATCGCCGTCAGTTTCGAGGATCTGTACATGGAAACCTATTGCTTTGTAGCTGAAGGCCAACGAATAAAGTTCCCAGTGACGCCGTCCTCAGCCTCGGCACCCACCGCCGTGTCGACGGTTGCCGACGCACGTGTCCACATGCCACAACTGCCAGTGCCCAAGTTTAGCGGAAACTGTGTGGACTGGCCTGGATATTATGACGCCTTCACTCGGTTAATTCAGCAAAATGAGCGGCTGGACAATATTCAACGGTTTCATTTCCTCAAGGAATCTCTGCCAGCTGGTCGAGATTGCGATATTCGTCAAATTCCTTTGACTATAGGGTAGCATGGGACACACTAATTCAGCGCTATAACAATCCACGCGTGGTCTTCTCCAATCACATGAACATGTTGTACCAGTTGCCAAGCCTAAGCAAGGAGAAGCCCGATGATATTCGATCTGTGATCAGTGCAGTCAACGTCTGCGCAGCCGCCTGTAACACCATCAACGCGTCGTTGCAGAACGGGGATCACTGGCTCGCCCATTATTTGACTGCAAAATTACCGAAAGAGACGCACTCCGCCTGGGAACATCATCTCGGCAGTCAAACCCACATTCCGTCGTACAAGGATCTCGAACAGTTTCTCAACAACCGGTTAATCACCCTGGACGCCATTGAAAATAGAAACTGTTCGGGCACCAACAAATCTGGATCATCACTGGATCATCACCCCACAAAACGTATCTCGGTTCATAACACCCACGCGCAACCAAGCCCCCCTATGCTTCGTTGCCCACACTGCAATGGTAATCATATCCTTCGTCGATGTCAGCAATTCCTTAGCTTGGATTGCTACCAACGTAAGGAGGTCGTGAGTAAGTCAAATCTATGCCTCAACTGCCTGAGCAAATCGCACATGCTGGCCCGCTGTTCAAGTGTAAAGAATTGCTACCACTGTGGACAACGCCACCATTCTTTACTTCATCCGGCCGCGGCGCCAAGCATCACTCAAGCACCCCAACCTTACTCGCCGACCGTATCATCCAGTCAACCACATATCGCTTCGATTATGAACAACGACACCTCACCAGTTAGCCCCCTTGCTAATCCAAACCTCCAATGTTATTCTTCCACAGCCTCCCATGCAACGCGACAGAATATCTTGCTAGCTACCGCACGGATTATTGTCTGCCACCCCCAGAGCGGCGCTCAAGCAACAATAACTGCCCTCATCGATCAGGGGTCGGAAGCTACAATAATCTCAGAGCATACCGTCCAAGCTCTCCAGCTTCCACGATGCAGAATCCGCGCTTCGATCGCCGGCGTCGGCCAAACTACTGGTCAACGGTGCAACTTTACGGCAAGATGCTGCATCCGAACGTCGCTAAACCCAACGTTCAATCTAGATGTCGACTCTGCGTACGTTATGAACTCGCTGACCTCACATCTACCAAACCAATCGTTTTCGCCTCAAAACTGGAAACACATCAACGGACTCCAGCTCTCGGATCCTTTATACTATCACTCGAAACGCATAGATCTCATCATCGGAGCCGACCTCATGGCGGGTCTTATCCTTCCGGGAACCCGAATCGGAAATCCATACGAACCTATTGCACAAAATTCTCACTTAGGTTGGAAGATACTCGGCAAGTTCCAGGAATCAATCCACACACTTAATATTCGCTGTCATCAAACCACGCTAGACACGGAATCGCTTTTGAAGAATTTTTGCGAAATAGAATCTGTCCCAAGCCGATCACTTCAATCTGACGAAGAGCGGTGGTGTGAGTCCTTCTTTAAGGAAACGCACACACGTCAACCAAACGGTAGTTTTATGGTAAGACTACCTTTCAAATGGCATTTCGATCCCACAATGGCCCTAGGAAAATCGCATCAAGTCGCTTTAAACAGGTTTCTTCAATTAGAGCGGCGTTATGAACGGGATCCAGACAAATGGATTCGCTACAAGGAGGGAATCGaagaatattttgaattggGACAAATCACACAAGCAGTCTCTAGTGAGAGATCAACCGTCAGTACCTCCAAAAAATCTTGTCGGGTTGAATCCTGCGTTCTTCCTCATCCCGCTGTCTATAAAGAAGACAGTCTCACCACCAAACAGCGCATTGTATTCGACGCATCGGCAAAGACCTCAAACGGTCGATCTCTAAACGATGTATTGTCCGTAGGACCCACTCTCCAAAATGATCTCCCTGCAGTGTTGCTGAATTGGAGACAGTACCGGCATGTTTTCACCGCCGACATCCAGCGCATGTACCGCTGCATCGACGTACATCCGGACGACACGCAGTACCAGCGGATTTTATGGCGGGCGGCGGATGgaaacatcaaggaatattgCCTGTCAACTGTAACTTTCGGTACCGCTTCTGCACCATTCACCGCCATTAGAGTCGTTCGTCAACTTGCAGAGGATGAACGCGAAAATTATCCACTGGCGGAAGAGGTCTTAAAGCACGAAATCTACGTCGATGATATTCTTTCTGGTGATCACACTATCTCAGCAGCACAAAACAAGAGTTTACAAATCCAGAACGCTCTAAAATCCGCAAATATGGAATTGAGAAAATGGTCTAGTAACGACATAGCGCTTCTAGACAGCATTTCTTCATCAAACCGAAGCAATCAAACGTCACGAAGCTGGGACAGCTCTGATACAGTCAAAACCTTTGGAATGCATTGGTTACCTAACCAAGACTGTTTCACCTACAAATTGCAAGCGAGCATTCCCACGGGTTCAACCAAAAGAGAAATCCTTTCGAGCATTGCCAGACTTTTCGATCCCTTAGGACTAATCGCCCCTATTCTCATTTCAGCAAAATTAATTCTAAAGGAAGTCACAATGGCACACCTCCATTCCGAGAACGATCGCAAGCACTTAGGGTGGGACGACCCAGTACCCAGTTCCATCGCtaacaaatggaaaaagtTCCGTGTCAATCTGGAGGACATCAGCAAAATCCGAATACCTCGCAGCGTACGGTATATGCCAGACTTTAGCCATGATATCCAGTTGCACGCTTTCTGCGACGGTTCCACTCACGCCTACGCAGCGGCGGTTTACATGCGTATACCCCAACATGATTCATCGTTTTATACCACTCTTATCACTGCAAAATCCAAAATCTCTCCAACGAAACCCCTCACGATCCCGAGGACCGAGTTATGCGGCGCTGTGCTGGCAACCAAACTAACTAAATGGGTAGTAGCAAACAATCGTTGGAAAAACGCTCAAATCTCCGTTACATACTGGACGGACGCCACTATCGTTCTCCACTGGATCAAAGGAGATGTTACTAGATGGAAAACGTTCGTTGCCAATCGCGTTGCCTACATTCTGGACCACAGCGATTCAAACCAATGGAGACATGTTCCCACGGCAGATAATCCAGCAGACAGCGCCACGAGAGGACTATCCCCATCAGAAATCTCCATCTTTGATCTTTGGTGGTACGGACCATCATGGTTGAGGCAACACTCCAGTGAGTGGCCGGACACAGAGGTACCGAACATAAAGTTTGATGAGCAGTCCCTAGAAGCAAAATCTTTGCAAATTCGTTTGCACACCACCCAAGTAGACATTAATCTCATTGAGCGGTTTTCAACTTACACCAAACTCATTCGAGTCATAGCATACATACTGCGCTTTTGTCACAACGCTCAATCGAAGAAAACCAGATCTTACAGTCAGCTGTCGCCAGAGGAACTGGACAATGCACTTCGCTGCGTCGTGAAAATAGTACAAGCCGAGACCTTTCAATCCGACATGCACGCGATCCTCGCAGAAAATCCTCTGCCTCCGAAGAGCACTCTAAGAAATCTCACTCCCTTTCTTGACGATGGCATCTTACGCGTTCGCGGTCGTCTCAAACATTCCAACCTTTCTTTCGATCGCAAACATCCAATCATCTTACCGCAGCGTCATTTCTTTACAGAGCTGGTAATTCAGAGCTCCCATCAAGCTACCCTGCATGGCGGCGCTCATCTTACTTTAGCCCACACGAGGTACAAGTTCTGGATTCCAAATGGGAGACAAGCCGTCCGAACAATCCTTCGAAAATGCATCACGTGCTTCCGCGCGTCACCTAGCACCGGAAGTCAATTGATGGGCGACCTGCCGGTGCACAGAGTCAACCCACCAAACCGCCCATTCATTGCGACCGGCGTCGTTTATACCGGGGCAATCGAAATCCAGGCAGCAAGGCTTCGTGGGACAAGTACTTACAAAGGATACATTGCTATTTTCGTCTGCTTGGCTACGAAGGCAGTTCACCTAGAAGCGGTTACCGGACTCtcgtcggaacacttcctaCTAGCATTTTCTCGTTTTACTGGTCGCCGAGGACCAGTTCAACATATGTATAGCGACAACGGAACAAATTTCGTTGGCGCCAATAAGTTATTAGCAAGCGCACAACAGGCGGATCGCGACCACGCTACGTGCCCTACATGGCATTTCACTCCGCCATACTCTCCCAATTTCGGAGGCCTTTGGGAGGCTGGGGTCAAGTCCGTCAAGCATCACCTGAAGAGGACTGTCGGAAGTCACAAGCAGACTTATGAGGAACTCGCAACGGTGCTTATCCGGATTGAAGCTTGCCTAAACTCTCGGCCACCTTGTCCGCTAGCAGCACATTTTCTCATTGGTGACAGCCTGCTCGAACCTGCCCATTGTCGCCCTCAAAACTCGTCGTTCCGTGAGCAATTTCTGTCTCATCAAAATTTGATCCGTCAGTTTTGGACGCAATGGAGCCGAGATTGGCTGTCCCATCTTCAAACTCGCCCAAAATGGTGTCAAGAAAAggagaattttaaaatcaacgaATTAGTACTCATGAAGGACGATCAACTGCCTCCAGTCTCCATCCTGGAGAGGATTCACTCGTTCGAGTTGTAACACTGAAAACAAAATCAGGCAGTCAAAAACCCTCCATCTCCAAGCTTTGTCGCCTGCCGATCTCATGCAAACATGAACCAGCTATTGCTCCCTTGGTAATCAATTGCATCCGTATGTCATTTCTCTTTCTCTTTGTCTTAGCCGCTACGAGTACAAGGAAATTTATATCCAGAGTCCTGAACAACACATGTATCACGCGGATTTCGCATTGGCGGGCGGCATGTTCAGTCCCACGGTACTTGGTTCGTATGCACAGCTGATCGCCCTGCCAACTGAAGACGAAGGTCAGGAGATCTGGCAACCCGACAGAACGAGAGAGAAGGGCAGTGAGAACTACAAGCTTCAGCGACCGGAACAACATTgtcttcttttattttgctgtccattgcgacccattattttgttaaagttaattaatgaAGAAGAGTAAAGTGTACACATTATAAGCTAATGAATTAAAGGCTAAACTGTTATATTTGAACTTCAGTCGTTTAATTACTCCCAAGAGCCCTTCTTACAATGACAGCCGTACAGAGCTTTTTTTTGGCACGGCGTCACAACTGAACAAATGGttagctggaactccggatcataatgattttattacaattcagaataaaatcgatgagttcattgaaaataataataagccatttattatcaattccaaattgttcaaagaaatagaatctctttctgatgattttaaaactgttttaattgatcaagatttaccaTTGCGAAAACATCCCTTACGATTTTTTAcatttgatctgcaaaatttaattgacgcaatcacactagcaaaattgacgttttttatacaaaatattaaacaatgatgacattatggaaatattaaaacatgaacaaaaCCCAGTAATTATTGCTGACTTAATGgacatctctgtttttaaaatcgcactgcataaaggacttttaataatttatataaaatacccaaaaataaaaaacagatgaAAAATATATCACGCTAGAGCGATTTCCCAAGTCGATGGAAAACTAATATTAACCAATCAAGTTTTATATGTTTaatatgttttatgaaatgtctaactttaaaatcgaactttttaataattattgcattataaataatgaaaaaacttgttttacccgCTCATTAAATGGTGAGAAATCCacttgtaaaacaaggaagaacgctatagtcgagtacctcgactatcagatacccgttactcagctaatgggaccaaagggaaatggagatatgcaagcagcaaagcgagattgaaatgcgccacctaccggcggaagacagattaaagcgttatgggcgttagagtgggcgtggcaacatttttttgggtcaatctataggtattgacgagaccaatacatttcagttaaaattttttatctacaggcttgggcggtttgcgggcgttagagtgggcgtggcaaacttttttatgtcaatcgataggtattgacaagaacactgcatttcagttaaaatttttactctagcatcaaaactgtaggagccaccgttttgggcggtttgtgggcgtaagagtgggcgtggcacattgctgaaacaaacttgcgctgcgtaagaagctcaggaatctgcacgccaaatgataatagcctagctcgtatagtttccgagatctcagcgttcatccggacagacggacagacggacatggctagatcgactcggctagtgatcctgatcaagaatatatatactttatggggtcggaaacgcttccttctgttggttatatactttccgacgaatctagtttacttttttactctacgagtaacgggtataataatggAATTTACCAAAAAGTTGTTCATTACTGCTTCGAGAGTTGAGACAGGAATAGCCGCAATTGTTTCTCGAATGGATTGCCTTAGTTCATTCAAATTTGTTGATTTTGCTTTGTAGACTTCCTGTTTGCAATAACCCCACAAGAAAAGTCAGGTGCAGTAAGGTCAGGCGACCTGGGTGGCCAACGGAATGTGGAGTTTCTGGATATCAGCTTATTGGGAAATTTTCGTCGCAATTCTGTCATAACAGGTTGGGATGTGTGAGGAGCTGCACCATCTTGCTGAAACCACACAGAGTTGAAAGAAATTCTCATTCGGCGTAATTCTGGATAGAAAAACTCTCTCAACATGCTCAAGTAACGGTCTCCAGTAACCGTAACGGTGTGACCGTTTTCTTCGAAGAAGTAGGGCCCGACAATGCAGCGTGATGAAACTGCACACCACACTGTGACACGAAGTGGATGCAATTCCGTCTCATGGAGTATCTGTGGGTTGGAAGCACTCCATATTCGacaattttgtttgtttatgttGCCGTTTAAATCAAAATGGGCCTCGTCAGACATGAAACGACAGTTCAACTTGTTTCCACCCTCTTCCACCATTTGAAGCATCTTCTGGCAAAAGCCAAGCGAATCGGCAAGTCTGCAGCGTTCAATTTGTTGGccatttgaattttatatGGGAATAAGTCCAAATCTTTGTGCATAATTGACT includes the following:
- the LOC139354107 gene encoding uncharacterized protein, which translates into the protein MVFSPTVLGSYAQLIALPTEDEGQEIWQPDRTREKGSFITLQKERLQNPTRLQQNYKKDAASRKTESYYMKRLQQIESLNAAFETTHQVIICTEGYVKTDYHAKKIAVSFEDLYMETYCFVAEGQRIKFPVTPSSASAPTAVSTVADARVHMPQLPVPKFSGNCVDWPGYYDAFTRLIQQNERLDNIQRVAWDTLIQRYNNPRVVFSNHMNMLYQLPSLSKEKPDDIRSVISAVNVCAAACNTINASLQNGDHWLAHYLTAKLPKETHSAWEHHLGSQTHIPSYKDLEQFLNNRLITLDAIENRNCSGTNKSGSSLDHHPTKRISVHNTHAQPSPPMLRCPHCNGNHILRRCQQFLSLDCYQRKEVVSKSNLCLNCLSKSHMLARCSSVKNCYHCGQRHHSLLHPAAAPSITQAPQPYSPTVSSSQPHIASIMNNDTSPVSPLANPNLQCYSSTASHATRQNILLATARIIVCHPQSGAQATITALIDQGSEATIISEHTVQALQLPRCRIRASIAGVGQTTGQRCNFTARCCIRTSLNPTFNLDVDSAYVMNSLTSHLPNQSFSPQNWKHINGLQLSDPLYYHSKRIDLIIGADLMAGLILPGTRIGNPYEPIAQNSHLGWKILGKFQESIHTLNIRCHQTTLDTESLLKNFCEIESVPSRSLQSDEERWCESFFKETHTRQPNGSFMVRLPFKWHFDPTMALGKSHQVALNRFLQLERRYERDPDKWIRYKEGIEEYFELGQITQAVSSERSTVSTSKKSCRVESCVLPHPAVYKEDSLTTKQRIVFDASAKTSNGRSLNDVLSVGPTLQNDLPAVLLNWRQYRHVFTADIQRMYRCIDVHPDDTQYQRILWRAADGNIKEYCLSTVTFGTASAPFTAIRVVRQLAEDERENYPLAEEVLKHEIYVDDILSGDHTISAAQNKSLQIQNALKSANMELRKWSSNDIALLDSISSSNRSNQTSRSWDSSDTVKTFGMHWLPNQDCFTYKLQASIPTGSTKREILSSIARLFDPLGLIAPILISAKLILKEVTMAHLHSENDRKHLGWDDPVPSSIANKWKKFRVNLEDISKIRIPRSVRYMPDFSHDIQLHAFCDGSTHAYAAAVYMRIPQHDSSFYTTLITAKSKISPTKPLTIPRTELCGAVLATKLTKWVVANNRWKNAQISVTYWTDATIVLHWIKGDVTRWKTFVANRVAYILDHSDSNQWRHVPTADNPADSATRGLSPSEISIFDLWWYGPSWLRQHSSEWPDTEVPNIKFDEQSLEAKSLQIRLHTTQVDINLIERFSTYTKLIRVIAYILRFCHNAQSKKTRSYSQLSPEELDNALRCVVKIVQAETFQSDMHAILAENPLPPKSTLRNLTPFLDDGILRVRGRLKHSNLSFDRKHPIILPQRHFFTELVIQSSHQATLHGGAHLTLAHTRYKFWIPNGRQAVRTILRKCITCFRASPSTGSQLMGDLPVHRVNPPNRPFIATGVVYTGAIEIQAARLRGTSTYKGYIAIFVCLATKAVHLEAVTGLSSEHFLLAFSRFTGRRGPVQHMYSDNGTNFVGANKLLASAQQADRDHATCPTWHFTPPYSPNFGGLWEAGVKSVKHHLKRTVGSHKQTYEELATVLIRIEACLNSRPPCPLAAHFLIGDSLLEPAHCRPQNSSFREQFLSHQNLIRQFWTQWSRDWLSHLQTRPKWCQEKENFKINELVLMKDDQLPPVSILERIHSFEFRYEYKEIYIQSPEQHMYHADFALAGGMFSPTVLGSYAQLIALPTEDEGQEIWQPDRTREKGSENYKLQRPEQHCLLLFCCPLRPIILLKLINEEE